From the Fusobacterium ulcerans ATCC 49185 genome, the window GAAAAGAGCTTGTAGCTAAAGAAATATATAAAAAAAGTGACAGAAGAAAAAATAACTACATAGTAGTAAGCTGCGCATCTATGCCAGAAGAAACTATGGAAAGAGAACTTTTCGGATTTGAAAGAGGAGCATTTACAGGAGCTAACTCTAGTAGAAAAGGATTATTGGAAGAAGCTGATGGAGGAACTATGTTCCTTGATGATATTTCAGCTATGGATATCAAAACTCAAGCTAAACTTTTAAGAGTTATTGAATATGGAGAATTAAGAAGAGTTGGAGGAAATAAGACTAGAAGAGTAGATGTAAGATTTATTGTAGCTAGTGATAAAGATCTTAAAGATGAAACTGAAAAAGGAAAATTCAGAAAAGATTTATACCATAGATTAACTGTATTCCCAATTGAAGTTCCACCTTTAAGAGATAGAAAAGAAGATGTACCTCTTCTTGCTAACTACTTCTTAAATAAAATAGTAAGAGAACTTCATAGAGATACTCCAGTTATTTCTGGAGAAGCTATGAAATATCTAATGGAATACTCATATCCTGGAAATATCAGAGAACTTAGAAATATGATAGAAAGAATGGTAATCCTTTCTACTGATAAAATAATAGGTGTAGAAGATCTTCCTCTTGAAATCAAAATGAAGTCTGATACTGTTGAAAATAAAACTGTAGTAGGAGTAGGACCATTGAAAGATATTCTTGAGCAAGAAATATACAGCCTTGCAGATGTGGAGAAAGTAGTTATAGCTATAGCTCTGCAAAAAACTAGATGGAATAAACAGGAAACTTCTAAACTTCTTGGAATTGGAAGAACTACTCTTTATGAAAAAATTAGAAAATATGGTTTAGATTTTAAATAGAGAGAAGTGAAATAGACAGCAGTAAAGAACTAACTAAAAGAAGGGGGAAATTTATCAGTTTTGACTGATAATACATTGATTATGGCAATTAGAAAATTTCGTAAACAAATGAAACCTATTATCTGGCTGGTAACTATTCTTATGGTATTGGGTGGAGGATATGCTACTTTATCAAGTATTGTAGGAAGTATGAGTAATGGTCACTCAAACTATGCTTTTAAGTTGAATGGAAATAAAATATCTAAATTCGAGGTAGAAAAAACAAAGGCTACAATGATTGATGGATACTCAAGATATCTTGGAGATAAAGTAGACAGAAGTCTTATAGATATTTTAGCCTTTGATGAAGTTGTAAATAAAAATCTTACATTAGAAATGGCTGAAAAATTAAAAGTTAAAGTTTCTAATAGTGATGTAAATGAACAATTTGATAAAATAGAAAACTCTATAGGAAATAAAGACCAATTTAAAAGAATGCTTCAAGTACAGGGGTATACTAAGAATACTTTTAAGAAAGAGTTGAAAGATAATCTTACAGTAGAACAAACTCTTGCTAAAATACAAGAGGGAATCAATCCTACTGATGATGAAATTAATAATTATTATGAAGATAATTTATATATCAGATTCTCTGGAAAACCTTTAGCAGAAGTAAGAAATGAAGTAATAACTGATTTAAAACAAACTAAAGGAATAGAAGAATATGTTCTTCTTCTTAATAAAGCTAGAAAAGATATGAAGCTGGAAAATGTTTCACAAGAATACAAAGCATATGTAGAAAGAAGTGAGATGGAAGAGGATGGATTTGCAGTGTCTAATATAGAAATGGCAAAAAGAACTCTCAATAATCTTTTTATTACTAATGGAGACAGAGAAAAAGCCAGAGAATTATCTAAAGAATATTACAGAGCTCAAATAAAATTAGCTAAGATAGCTATTGAAAGAGGAATAAAGGTAGATGAAACACTTCCTCTTGATTATAAATTTGAAGAGTATAAAAAAGGACTTTTTGAAAATATAAAAAATTCATTGAATCCTACTGAGGTTCAATTAAAAGAATATTTTGAAAAAAATAAGCTTGTATATGATACTTTTCCAAGCTCTGATGCATACATAGCTATTTTAAAAGTTGATCCTTCAGCAGAAGATAAAGCAGCAGCAAAAATAAAAGCAGAAGAATTACTGAAAACTCTTACTCCTGAAAATTTTGCTGAGATGGCTAAAAAGAATTCAAATGGACCAAGTTCACCAAATGGTGGAGATTTAGGATGGTTTTCTAAAAAAGATATGGTTGAACCTTTCCAAAAGGCTGTATTTGCAGGAGAAATTGGGAAAATATATCCTGAGCCTGTAGAAACTATTTTTGGACAGCATTTAATATATATAGAAGATAGAAAAGATGATGAGGAAAGAGCAAAAGCAAGTCATATACTTGTTGTTCCTAAAATATCAGAAGCAACTCTTGATGTTAAAAAAGCTGAAATAGAAGCAGTAAAAGAAAAGTTAGCAAATGGTACAGTGAACTTTGAAACTCTTTCTAAAGAAAATAAAGATGTTCTTCAAAGTAATTTATTCTCTAAAATAGATGATGCTGGATATATCCCTGGATTAGGATATAATGAATCACTTACAAAGTTAATATTTGATGCTCCTTTAAATAAAGTTCAAACAGCTCTTATTGAAGATAAGTTTTATATCTTCAAAAAAATAAATGAGGTTAAGTATAAATCAGCTGATTTCAATGAATTGAAAGATAGAGTTAAAGATGATTATCTGAATTCAAAAACTCAAGAAGAGCTTAAAAAGCTTATTTAGGTAATTGGTATACAAAAAGAGAATGACCTAAAATTTTATTTTGGGTTACTCTCTTTTTTATATTCTGAAGGAAAAAAATTTGATTATTTCTAAAAAATGTATTATACTAAAGAATAACGGAAAAATATTTTCTGTATTTTTAATGAATATACAACTTTTTATTTTCAGAATAGGGATATATAAAAAAGGGAGATTACCATGAGGAAATTGAAAACTGAGCATAAGAATGAAAATGAAACAGTGATTACAAGTGAGATATAAGTCTGAAGATATAGATATGCTGGTGGAAAGCCTCAGAATAGAAGAGGTAGTCGGCGAATTTGTAGAACTGAAAAAATCAGGCTCAAGTTATAAAGGATTATGTCCTTTTCATCAAGATACTTCCCCTTCTTTTATGGTTAGTCCAAGCAAAAATATATGTAAATGTTTTGTTTGTGGGGCTGGCGGAAATCCTATAAAATTTTATTCTGAATATAAAAAGATAAGTTTTATAGAAGCTGTTGAAGAACTTTCTAAAAAATATGGAATACCTATAAAAGGTATCAGAAGCAGCAAAAAAAGTGATGAAAATTATGATAAATATTATAAAATAATGGAAGATGCTCACAGCTTTTTTAAAGATTATATCTTTTCCAATGGTGGAAGAGAAGCTATGGAATATCTGGCAGCAAGAAAACTTAATCCAAAGATTATAAAAGATAATGAACTGGGGTTTGCTCCGAATAAATGGAATGAACTTAATGATCATCTTATCAGCAAAGGATATGAATTAAAAGATCTTATTGCTCTTGGACTTGTAAAAGAGAGTGAAAATGGGCAGTATGATATATTCAGAAATAGGATTATATTTCCAATTTACTCTCCAACAGGGAAAATAATAGCTTTTGGGGGAAGAACACTTGAAAATAATAAAGAGGTTCCTAAATATATAAACTCACCAGATACACCTATCTTTAAAAAAGGAAAAAATCTATATGGATTGGAACGAGGCAGCATGATTAAGAAAAAAAATTATGCTATGCTTATGGAAGGTTATATGGATGTACTTTCAGGATATTTATATGGATTTGATGTAGCTCTGGCCCCTTTAGGAACAGCATTAACTGAAGAACAGGGGAAACTTCTAAAAAGATATACCTCTAATATAATACTTTCTTTTGACTCAGATGCAGCAGGGCAGTCAGCAACAGAAAGATCTGGAATGATACTAAAAGCATTAGGTTTTAATATCAGAGTTCTGGTTCTTGAAGGAGCAAAGGATCCTGATGAATATTTAAAACTGTATGGAAAAGAAAGCTTTTTAAAGTGTGTAAAAAACTCTGTTGAGATATTTGATTTTTTATTTAAGTATTATTCTAAAGAATATGATCTTAGTAATATGATGTCTAAGCAGAATTTTATAAATAGATTCAAGGAATTTTTTCAAAGTGTGGATACTGATCTTGAAAAAAGTTTGTATCTAGATAAATTATCTAAACAACTGAACATTGAAAAGGATATACTTAAAGAGACTTTAATAGATAAAAATAGGAAAAAATCAAGGAAAATAGAAGAAGTTTTAGAAAATATAAGTATATCAAGAGAAGAGGCAGCAAGTAAACTGGAAGAACTCACACTTGGACTTATACTGTCTAAAAATGAGTATTTTGAATATTTTAAAAATAAAAATGTAAAAGGATCTCTGACTAGAAAGGTTTTTCAATATCTTAAAGAGAGAGAGGAAGATTCAGATATAGTAAGAGAACTTAAAGATCATGTGGAATTGACAAAAGCTGAAACAGATGAATGGGAAATTGTAATCTGTATGGCTATAAATGATTTCTCTACAGAGGAGAGAACAAATAAATTATTAGAAGAGATATTTATCTCTTGGTTCAGGATAGAACTGAAAGAGAAGCAGAAGAACAGAGAAAATATTAGTAAAACAATAGGACTTAAAAGCATAGAATTGAAATTGAATGCAGCTGATGGTTTCTCAAAAATATTGGATATATATAAGGAATATGAAGAAATAGTTAATCTATAATTTTTTTAGAGGAGGCTTCAAATAATGAGAGAGTTTATAAAAAATGAGAAGGTTCTTTCTTTAGTCAGAAAAGCGATGGAAAATAAGTTTATAACTTATGAAGAGATAAATGAGGAATTAAAAAGTGATTTTCCAGTAGAAAAAATCGAACAGCTGATAACAGGAATGATGGAACAAGGGATCGAAATTGTAAGGCAGGAAGATCTGGAAAAAGAAAAGAAACTTATGGCATCTTTGAAAAAAGGTAAGGATAAAGAAGAAGAACCTATTTCAAAAACTCAAGATAAAGAAGAGTTTCCTGATGAAGACGAAATAGATGACCTTTTAGATGACAGGGTAGAGGACATAGATGACTTTGAACATTTCAATCCAGAAGAATTGGAAGAGATAAATGAAGATGAACTTGTAAGTGATGATTTGTTTAATCTTTCAGGTGATATGAAAGTGGATGAGCCTATTAAAATGTATCTTCGTGAAATAGGGCAGATACCATTGCTTAGCCATGATGAGGAACTGGAATATGCTAAGAGAGCATTGGAAGGGGATGATTGGGCAAGTAAACAGCTTATAGAGGCTAACCTTAGACTAGTTGTAAGTATAGCTAAAAAACATACTAACAGAGGACTTAAACTTCTTGATCTTATTCAAGAGGGAAATATTGGTCTGATGAAAGCAGTTGAAAAATTTGAGTACAGTAAAGGATATAAATTTTCTACATATGCTACTTGGTGGATAAGACAAGCTATAACAAGAGCTATTGCTGACCAAGGCAGAACAATAAGAATACCAGTACACATGATAGAAACTATTAATAAAATAAAGAAAGAAGCAAGAATTTATCTACAGGAAACAGGTAAAGATGCTACTCCTGAAGTTTTAGGTGAAAGACTGGGAATGGAAGTAGATAAAGTAAAAGCTATTCAGGAAATGAATCAGGATCCTATCTCTCTTGAAACTCCAGTAGGAAGTGAAGAAGATAGTGAATTAGGGAATTTTGTTGAAGATCATAAAATGCTTAATCCGTATGAACTTACAAATAGATCTCTTCTTAGAGAGCAGCTTAATGGAGTGTTGAATACACTTAGCAGCAGAGAAGAGAGAGTATTGAGATATAGATATGGTTTGGATGATGGATCACCTAAGACTCTGGAAGAAGTGGGAAAAATATTTAAGGTAACAAGAGAAAGAATAAGACAGATAGAAGTCAAAGCTTTGAGAAAACTTAGACATCCAAGCAGAAGAAAAAAACTGGAAGACTTTAAAGTGTAATAATTTGAGGGAGCCCCAAAGGATAAAATAAGGTTTATTTGGGGATTCCCTCATTTTTGCCTGCAAATATTATGGAGGGAACATGCAGAAATTAAGTATCAAAGAATTGGAAAAAGAAATAATAGTTAATTATAAAGATGATGATGATTTTAGAGAGTTTCTAGATGATAATATAGATAAAGAATTAATTTTTGATAATCATTATACTGGATCAAAAGAATTTGAAGATATAGATGAATTTGCAGAAGAAACTGTTATTGATTATCTTGAAGAGCTTTCTAATATGGAAGTAATAAGTGATGAAGAAGAAAATAATTATTTAAAAGATATAAACGAGTCTGTTAAAGAGAAAATAATAGTAAAAAATCTTAATGAGGTAGCTTCAATAGCTTTTAATTATGTAAAAACTGGAATAGCATATATGGATGTGGTACAGGAAGGAACAGTAGGGCTTATAAAGGCTGTTGACTATTATGATTCTGATAAGAATGGAGATTTTAAAAATTATTCTAAATATTGGATATCAAGAGAAATAGTGCTGTATATTGAAAGTAAAGTGGCAGATATCAGAAATGAGTTTAAAAATTTCTTCAAAAATAAAAAAGAAAATTTTGGAAAAGAACACCATCATAACCATGATCATGATGAAGAACATCAACATAATGAAGTATATTTAAAAGAAGAAGATATTCTTCCTACTATTGAGTCTATTGAAAAGAGAGAAAAAATGGTGGAGAAAAGAATTGATTTCTTTACTTTGGAAAATAGATTAAGTGAAAGACAGATGGAAGTATTAAATTATTATTTTGGTTTTGGAAAAAATAAAAGATTCTCTATCTTTGAAATAGAAGATGTGTTAAAATTAGAGAGCGGACAGGGAGAAGAATTGTTTCAAAGCGCTCTTTTAATTCTTTCAACAGTAGAAGGGAAGATGTTTTTATGATTACTAAAGATATAATCAATTTTTTGGAAGAAAAGTATCCTAAAAGCAATGCAGAAGACTGGGATAATGTAGGACTGCTGGTAGGAAATAATAAGAAAGAGATAAAGAAAGTACAGCTATCCATAGATGCTACAGAAAATGCAATAAATTATGCAACTGATAATGATATAGATATGATAATAACTCATCATCCTCTTATATTTAAGCCATTAAAGTCTATTGTCATGTCTGAAGTTTCAGGAAGAAAAATTATTAAGCTTATAGAAAATAGAATAAATTTATATTCTATGCATACTAATCTTGATTCTTCAAAAGATGGGTTAAATGATTATATTCTTGAACTGTTGGAAGTGAAGAAATATAAGATAATAGATATGAATGAAAAAGATGAAACAGTTGGAATTGGAAGAATATATTCTCTGGAAGAAAGAGTAAGTATTTCTCAATATGCTGATTTTATAAAAGAAAAAATGAAAATAAAAAATGTAAGAATAATAAGTAGTGATATAAAGTCAGAAGTTAAAAAAATAGCCTTGATCAATGGTTCAGGAATGAGTTATTGGAGAAAGATTAAATCTCTTGGAGCAGATCTTTTTGTAACAGGGGATATAAGCTATCATGATGCTTTAGATGCTAAAGAAAGTGGACTGCATTTGATCGATATAGGACACTTTGAAAGTGAGAATTGTTTTTCAGAACTTTTGAAAAGGAATTTAAAAGAGATGGGATTAGAAGTGGAAGTGTTTAATGATGGTCCTGTTTTTGAAAATTATTAAGGAGAAAATCGTGAAAAAGACTTTTTTTATAATAGGACTATTAGCAGTATTCAACGTTTCTTTTGCTAAGTTAAACGACAATTTAAAGATTTTTTCTCAAGATGAAAAAATAAAAGTAGAAAGTAAAATAACTGAATTGGAAGATAAAAGAAAACTTCACATATATGTGAATACTCTTCCAACTGATGAAGGGTTTAGTGTGGAAGATCCAGAAAAGATTATTATATTAAATATAAAAAAAGATGATTCTGGAAAAGGAAAGATTGAATTAAGTTTTTCAAAAGATATAAATGTAGAAGAATGCCAGGATGGAATAAATCTTGTTCTAGAAAATGCTGAGAACACCTTATCAAAGGGTGAAGCTGGAAATTATGCTATAGAGGTTTTAGATGGAATAGATGGAGTTTTAGATAAAGTTAATGTAGAAGAACCAATAGTTATAGAGGAAGAAATAGTTGATAGTGAAAAAAATACATTTTTTATAGGAATGGGTATTGCATTTTTTATAATATTTGCTATTATATTAAGAGTGCTTTTTGTAAAGAAGAAAAGAGAAAATCAAAAAGAAAAATCAGAATAGAAAATAATTTTTTAAGGTATTAGAGTTGATCGCTGCTTGAGTAATCAAGGAGAGGAAAGTCCGGGCTCCACAGAGCAAGAGGGCAGCTAACGGCTGCTAAAGGTAACTTTAAGGAAAGTGCCACAGAAAATAAACCGCCATATTTATATGGTAAGGGTGAAAAGGCGGTGTAAGAGACCACCAGTTCTTTAGGAGACTAAAGAAGCTAGGTAAACCCCCTCTGGAGCAAGGCTAAATAGGAAAGTATAAAGGGCTGCTCGTCCTCTTTCAGGGTAAGTTGCTTGATACCATAAGCAATTATGGGGCTAGATAAATGATCATCAAATACAAAACCCGGCTTATTTAATGCCTTAAAAATTTTTTAAAAAAAAAGTAAAAAAGATATTGACGGAATCTAAAAATTATGGTATTATAATTCTTGTCCACGAGAAAAGAGGACAGAAAATAAAAGTAATAAAAAAGGACATTAACAACAGAATAGAGAGAGAAGAAAAAATCAACAAACAATAAATAGGTGTAAACAATCAGTTAAAAAACTGAGTAAATAGATTGAACGAAGAGTTTGATCCTGGCTCAGGATGAACGCTGACAGAATGCTTAACACATGCAAGTCTACTTGATCCTTCGGGTGAAGGTGGCGGACGGGTGAGTAACGCGTAAAGAACTTGCCTTACAGACTGGGACAACATTTGGAAACGAATGCTAATACCGGATATTATGATTGGGTCGCATGATCTGATTATGAAAGCTATATGCGCTGTGAGAGAGCTTTGCGTCCCATTAGTTAGTTGGTGAGGTAACGGCTCACCAAGACGATGATGGGTAGCCGGCCTGAGAGGGTGAACGGCCACAAGGGGACTGAGACACGGCCCTTACTCCTACGGGAGGCAGCAGTGGGGAATATTGGACAATGGACCAAAAGTCTGATCCAGCAATTCTGTGTGCACGAAGAAGTTTTTCGGAATGTAAAGTGCTTTCAGTTGGGAAGAAGTCAGTGACGGTACCAACAGAAGAAGCGACGGCTAAATACGTGCCAGCAGCCGCGGTAATACGTATGTCGCAAGCGTTATCCGGATTTATTGGGCGTAAAGCGCGTCTAGGCGGCTTAGTAAGTCTGATGTGAAAATGCGGGGCTCAACCCCGTATTGCGTTGGAAACTGCTAAACTAGAGTACTGGAGAGGTAGGCGGAACTACAAGTGTAGAGGTGAAATTCGTAGATATTTGTAGGAATGCCGATGGGGAAGCCAGCCTACTGGACAGATACTGACGCTAAAGCGCGAAAGCGTGGGTAGCAAACAGGATTAGATACCCTGGTAGTCCACGCCGTAAACGATGATTACTAGGTGTTGGGGGTCGAACCTCAGCGCCCAAGCTAACGCGATAAGTAATCCGCCTGGGGAGTACGTACGCAAGTATGAAACTCAAAGGAATTGACGGGGACCCGCACAAGCGGTGGAGCATGTGGTTTAATTCGACGCAACGCGAGGAACCTTACCAGCGTTTGACATCCCAAGAAGTTAACAGAGATGTTTTCGTGCCTCTTCGGAGGAACTTGGTGACAGGTGGTGCATGGCTGTCGTCAGCTCGTGTCGTGAGATGTTGGGTTAAGTCCCGCAACGAGCGCAACCCCTTTCGTATGTTACCATCATTAAGTTGGGGACTCATGCGAGACTGCCTGCGATGAGCAGGAGGAAGGTGGGGATGACGTCAAGTCATCATGCCCCTTATACGCTGGGCTACACACGTGCTACAATGGGTAGTACAGAGAGCTGCAAACCTGCGAGGGTAAGCTAATCTCATAAAACTATTCTTAGTTCGGATTGTACTCTGCAACTCGAGTACATGAAGTTGGAATCGCTAGTAATCGCAAATCAGCTATGTTGCGGTGAATACGTTCTCGGGTCTTGTACACACCGCCCGTCACACCACGAGAGTTGGTTGCACCTGAAGTAACAGGCCTAACCGTAAGGAGGGATGTTCCGAGGGTGTGATTAGCGATTGGGGTGAAGTCGTAACAAGGTATCCGTACGGGAACGTGCGGATGGATCACCTCCTTTCTAAGGAGATCATTTCTCTTTCTCTATTCTATTGATAATGTTCTTGCAGCGTATTAAGCGCTGGATAACTTATCAAATGGACATTGGAAACTATATAGTAGATAAAATACAATTTTAACTCTTGTTTATATAAACAGAGTTAGCTGTCAATCAAATTAAACAAAAACAAAATAGGTTAAAATAATTAAGGGCACACAGGGAATGCCTAGGTAGTAAGAGCCGATGAAGGACGTGGTAAGCTGCGATAAGCTTGGGTTAGCTGCAAACGAGCGCCAACCCCAAGATTTCCGAATGGAGCAATCTGCTAAGATGGAGTCTTAGCACGAAAGAGGGTACCGAGTGAACTGAAACATCTAAGTAACTCGAGGAAAAGAAAGTAAAAACGATTCCCCAAGTAGCGGCGAGCGAACGGGGATGAGCCTAAACCATATAAGTGTCAAGGATACAGCCGTTGCTTATATGGGGTTGTGGGAAGAACGTTTGAAGAACTGTAAGATATTCAACATATCTAATGACCGAACTGGAACTAGTTGGAAAGCTAGATCGTAGAAGGTGATAATCCTGTACAGGTAAACTCATTAGAATGTATGTTCTCTCCCAAGTAACATGGAACACGAGGAATTCTGTGTGAATCTGCGAGGACCATATCTCGTAAGGCTAAATACTCTTACTAACCGATAGCGTATAGTACCGTGAGGGAAAGGTGAAAAGAACCCCGGGAGGGGAGTGAAATAGAACCTGAAACTGTGTGCTTACAAGCGGTCAGAGCTCTTCGGAGTGATGGCGTGCCTTTTGGAGAATGATCCTGCGAGTTACGTTCAGTGGCGAGGTTAAGTATAACGGAGCCGAAGGGAAACCGAGTCTGAATAGGGCGACATAGTCGCTGGGCGTAGACGCGAAACCTGGTGATCTAAGCCTGTCCAGGGTGAAGCTGTGGTAAGACACAGTGGAGGCCCGAACTCACCGCCGTTGAAAAGTTGGGAGATGAGGTAGGTTTAGGGGTGAAAAGCCAATCGAACTAGGAGATAGCTCGTTCTCTCCGAAATGCATTTAGGTGCAGCCTTGAGTGTTTAATTATGGGGGTAGAGCACTGAATGAACTAGGGGGCATATTGCTTACTGAATTCAATCAAACTCCGAATACCATAATTCAAAGCTCAGGAGTGAGACTATGGGAATTAACTTCCATTGTCAAAAGGGAAACAACCCAGACCACCAGCTAAGGTCCCTAATTATAACTAAGTGGGAAAGGAGGTGGAGATTCACAAACAACCAGGAGGTTGGCTTAGAAGCAGCCATACCTTTAAAGAGTGCGTAATAGCTCACTGGTCGAGAGTCTCTGCGCCGACAATGTAACGGGGCTAAGTTATAAACCGAAGCTGTGGAATTGCGCAAGCAATTGGTAGGAGAGCGTTCTGTAGGCCGTTGAAGGAGAAGCGTAAGCAACTCTGGAGGTATCAGAAGTGAGAATGCAGGAATAAGTAGCGAGAAAGGGGGCGAGAATCCCCCTCGCCGGAAGACCAAGGTTTTCAGGGTAAAGCTTGTCTTCCCTGAGTAAGCCGGGACCTAAGCCGAGGCTAAAATGCGTAGGCGAATGGAAAACAGATTAATATTTCTGTGCCAGTTATATTTTGTGATGGAGGGACGCAGAAGGGTATGTGCGCGGGAGAACGGAAGTTCCCGTAAAAGCATGTAGAGTGGTCTAGTAGGAAAATCCGCTAGATTAGACTTGAGGTGTGATATATAGTCGTAAGATGAATGCACAAATCCCACGCTGCCGAGAAAAGCTTCTAACGTTAAGGTATAACTGCCCGTACCCGAAACCGACACAGGTGGTCAGGATGAGAAATCTAAGGCGGACAGGCTAACTCTCGTTAAGGAACTCTGCAAAATTGCCCCGTAACTTTGGGAGAAGGGGTGCCCCTGGATGTT encodes:
- a CDS encoding TPM domain-containing protein, which translates into the protein MKKTFFIIGLLAVFNVSFAKLNDNLKIFSQDEKIKVESKITELEDKRKLHIYVNTLPTDEGFSVEDPEKIIILNIKKDDSGKGKIELSFSKDINVEECQDGINLVLENAENTLSKGEAGNYAIEVLDGIDGVLDKVNVEEPIVIEEEIVDSEKNTFFIGMGIAFFIIFAIILRVLFVKKKRENQKEKSE
- the rpoD gene encoding RNA polymerase sigma factor RpoD; amino-acid sequence: MREFIKNEKVLSLVRKAMENKFITYEEINEELKSDFPVEKIEQLITGMMEQGIEIVRQEDLEKEKKLMASLKKGKDKEEEPISKTQDKEEFPDEDEIDDLLDDRVEDIDDFEHFNPEELEEINEDELVSDDLFNLSGDMKVDEPIKMYLREIGQIPLLSHDEELEYAKRALEGDDWASKQLIEANLRLVVSIAKKHTNRGLKLLDLIQEGNIGLMKAVEKFEYSKGYKFSTYATWWIRQAITRAIADQGRTIRIPVHMIETINKIKKEARIYLQETGKDATPEVLGERLGMEVDKVKAIQEMNQDPISLETPVGSEEDSELGNFVEDHKMLNPYELTNRSLLREQLNGVLNTLSSREERVLRYRYGLDDGSPKTLEEVGKIFKVTRERIRQIEVKALRKLRHPSRRKKLEDFKV
- a CDS encoding sigma-54-dependent transcriptional regulator → MKNAILAISERKETLKQIRKELSEQYEIITFNNLLDALDMLRESDFDIVLLDEYLTWFNFAEAKRKLNGIGKDFVVVGLLDDETEEVLQELRNADIYNYLMKPVELREMNRIIMPALKNLEILKEKRKLEEKLLSTEEESEIVGQSSRIKDVKNLIEKVAESDLTVLITGENGIGKELVAKEIYKKSDRRKNNYIVVSCASMPEETMERELFGFERGAFTGANSSRKGLLEEADGGTMFLDDISAMDIKTQAKLLRVIEYGELRRVGGNKTRRVDVRFIVASDKDLKDETEKGKFRKDLYHRLTVFPIEVPPLRDRKEDVPLLANYFLNKIVRELHRDTPVISGEAMKYLMEYSYPGNIRELRNMIERMVILSTDKIIGVEDLPLEIKMKSDTVENKTVVGVGPLKDILEQEIYSLADVEKVVIAIALQKTRWNKQETSKLLGIGRTTLYEKIRKYGLDFK
- a CDS encoding peptidylprolyl isomerase — protein: MTDNTLIMAIRKFRKQMKPIIWLVTILMVLGGGYATLSSIVGSMSNGHSNYAFKLNGNKISKFEVEKTKATMIDGYSRYLGDKVDRSLIDILAFDEVVNKNLTLEMAEKLKVKVSNSDVNEQFDKIENSIGNKDQFKRMLQVQGYTKNTFKKELKDNLTVEQTLAKIQEGINPTDDEINNYYEDNLYIRFSGKPLAEVRNEVITDLKQTKGIEEYVLLLNKARKDMKLENVSQEYKAYVERSEMEEDGFAVSNIEMAKRTLNNLFITNGDREKARELSKEYYRAQIKLAKIAIERGIKVDETLPLDYKFEEYKKGLFENIKNSLNPTEVQLKEYFEKNKLVYDTFPSSDAYIAILKVDPSAEDKAAAKIKAEELLKTLTPENFAEMAKKNSNGPSSPNGGDLGWFSKKDMVEPFQKAVFAGEIGKIYPEPVETIFGQHLIYIEDRKDDEERAKASHILVVPKISEATLDVKKAEIEAVKEKLANGTVNFETLSKENKDVLQSNLFSKIDDAGYIPGLGYNESLTKLIFDAPLNKVQTALIEDKFYIFKKINEVKYKSADFNELKDRVKDDYLNSKTQEELKKLI
- a CDS encoding Nif3-like dinuclear metal center hexameric protein; translation: MITKDIINFLEEKYPKSNAEDWDNVGLLVGNNKKEIKKVQLSIDATENAINYATDNDIDMIITHHPLIFKPLKSIVMSEVSGRKIIKLIENRINLYSMHTNLDSSKDGLNDYILELLEVKKYKIIDMNEKDETVGIGRIYSLEERVSISQYADFIKEKMKIKNVRIISSDIKSEVKKIALINGSGMSYWRKIKSLGADLFVTGDISYHDALDAKESGLHLIDIGHFESENCFSELLKRNLKEMGLEVEVFNDGPVFENY
- a CDS encoding sigma-70 family RNA polymerase sigma factor is translated as MQKLSIKELEKEIIVNYKDDDDFREFLDDNIDKELIFDNHYTGSKEFEDIDEFAEETVIDYLEELSNMEVISDEEENNYLKDINESVKEKIIVKNLNEVASIAFNYVKTGIAYMDVVQEGTVGLIKAVDYYDSDKNGDFKNYSKYWISREIVLYIESKVADIRNEFKNFFKNKKENFGKEHHHNHDHDEEHQHNEVYLKEEDILPTIESIEKREKMVEKRIDFFTLENRLSERQMEVLNYYFGFGKNKRFSIFEIEDVLKLESGQGEELFQSALLILSTVEGKMFL
- the dnaG gene encoding DNA primase produces the protein MRYKSEDIDMLVESLRIEEVVGEFVELKKSGSSYKGLCPFHQDTSPSFMVSPSKNICKCFVCGAGGNPIKFYSEYKKISFIEAVEELSKKYGIPIKGIRSSKKSDENYDKYYKIMEDAHSFFKDYIFSNGGREAMEYLAARKLNPKIIKDNELGFAPNKWNELNDHLISKGYELKDLIALGLVKESENGQYDIFRNRIIFPIYSPTGKIIAFGGRTLENNKEVPKYINSPDTPIFKKGKNLYGLERGSMIKKKNYAMLMEGYMDVLSGYLYGFDVALAPLGTALTEEQGKLLKRYTSNIILSFDSDAAGQSATERSGMILKALGFNIRVLVLEGAKDPDEYLKLYGKESFLKCVKNSVEIFDFLFKYYSKEYDLSNMMSKQNFINRFKEFFQSVDTDLEKSLYLDKLSKQLNIEKDILKETLIDKNRKKSRKIEEVLENISISREEAASKLEELTLGLILSKNEYFEYFKNKNVKGSLTRKVFQYLKEREEDSDIVRELKDHVELTKAETDEWEIVICMAINDFSTEERTNKLLEEIFISWFRIELKEKQKNRENISKTIGLKSIELKLNAADGFSKILDIYKEYEEIVNL